In Candidatus Hydrogenedentota bacterium, the DNA window CGAATAGACGTCCTCGCGCGAGAGCTGCACCATGAGCATTCCCGCATCGCTGTGAACCACGGTCGGGTCCGGCTGAGAGGTGGTGCGGCCGCGTATCAGCCGCACTTTGGCCACGGATTCGTATGTCGGCGGCCAGACATAGTTTCCAAGCAGCACTACGCCGAACACGGCCGCGATAAAGACCAGGATGAACATCTTACGCTTGAACAGAACCGTCAAGACGTCTCGAAGGAAAATCTGCCGCTGGTCCATCTAACGCTCCCCTCATCTTTCTCAGCGCGCGGGATTCTCGCGCGCGCTCGCAACAGTTACGGCGAGACCACGATGGCGCCTGTCTGCAATGGCGTGAAGACCGCAGTGGCGCCGATATTGCGGGATTTCGTATTCACTTGTTGCTCGTTCATATAGTATGTGCCGCTCACACCCAGGCTATTGTCAAACGGAACAATCCGATCGATGTAGCGTTCGACGAAGATGTTGGCCCGCACGACAAGTTTCTCCGGCACGAAGACGATGTCGAAAGGCTTCAGAGGTATATCGTTGTCCGTGTATCCTTTGCTCAGGGCCGCGCGAAGATTGGTCTTGAACACGTACGGCTTGCCCTCGGGGTTGCGGCGAACCACGATAATACTGTTGAGGCGGCCGCTGTTAACCGGCCCGCGGGCCATGATCAGCGCCTGAAGCGCCGTCGGGCAGCTATCCAGAGGATACACGCCCGGCATGCCCACCTCGCCGCCTACGTAAATGCGCGCGCCCGTAGCCTGCAAAACATCGACGGATACGTCCACCGGATTGTAGATGAGCCCCTTGCACGCTTCCTTGAGCATGTCGCGGAGTTCATCCACGCCGTATCCGGCCGCTTGGAGCTCGTAGTCGATGCGCGGAACCGAGATCCTCCCGTCCGTTCGTACCTTGGTGACGGAGTTCATGCCTGACAACACGGTATTGATGTTGGGGAACACGACAAGCCCGACAGTGGGCGGATTCTTCAAGACCTTGGCGGCTTCGCCGGCGATCGCCTGCGAGGCATCGGCGACCGTAAGCCCGGCGATCCGCACCTCGTTCTCCAGCATTGGCAGGCTGATGGCCCCGTTGGGCCGGACCGTTACGTCGCGGCTGATGCTCTCGAGACGGTCCACGTTCGCGAAATCGACGTTGACGCTAATCTGCGGGTCGCCCTGCATGATGCCGGTCTTCTCGTACAGGGCGGTCAGCTTGTCTTCCAGTTGTCTGGTGGTGAGACCCGCGGCCTGCACGTCGCCAATCTCCGTGGCGCTGATCTTCCCGTCAGGCCGCACGGTTCGGTTCATGTTCATCGGCCAGTTGTTGAGGAAGGAGATCCCGATTACATCGCCATAGTCGATGAGGTAGATTCCAGGCTCCGTCGTGTCGGAGGAGAGGCGCACCTCCATGTTGTCGCCTACCTCGATCTTGTAGTCCCACGCCGCCTCATCCTCCTGAATGTTGCGCACATTGAAGAGCAGCTGGAGCTGGTCCCCCACCTGGAGGAGATACGGTTCGGGCGCCCCGCTCATCTGATCGACCTCTTCGGGCGTCAATTCGCGGGTCTCCCCTTTGGGATCGATCACGCGGATGCCCGTGGGCGTCTGGCACCCGCACAACACCGCCAGGAACAAAACGGCCACTATGCCGGCCACACTGCGTCGTTCCGCGCATCTCATGAATTCATGCCTCCCCAGCTCGCGTCGAGTATTCAACGCTGCTTCGGCTTCCGCCCTTCTCCCTCTGCGACGGCGTCCGTGGGCGCCAACGGCGACAGGGTAGTCGGCTTTGGTTTCTCTGCTGCGTACAGTTTCCGTCCCGCTTCCAGGCTTTCCCGCTGGAGCGCGGGGTTATCAAAACGGATTCTTCCAGCGGCGCTCTGTTGAATAGACACGGGAATAGGCGCGGGCATCAGACCCGTCTCGTTCAGAATCTGCAATGCGTAGGACCCCGCGTGGTGCAGGGCTTCTCGCCGGATGCCGCCGGCACGGCTGCCCAGTCTATCGAGTTCTGAAAGCACCGCGGCACGCGCCACGATGGCATCAGCCTCGATGGTCGCCGAAAAATCAGGGTCTACGCTCAACCCTTCGATCACGATCCGGTAACGTTCCCCCGGATTGCTCAGATAATTCGGCGCGGAAGGCTTCAGCACCTGCGCCGTGATCCGCGCCAGGTAGTCCACGGTGCCGAAACGCTCAATGGTGTCGCTGGTCTCATCGCGGGTCCGGGTCCGTTCCGTGTTCCCGATATTGCGGCTGCGGATGGTTATCCCAATCGTGATCTCCCGGTGCCGCTGTTCGAGCAGAAGAAGATGTTTCTCATCCAGACGGAACCCGTGGTACCGGACAAGTTCCTCCGAAGCGGCAAGCTGAATGGCGAGGAGGCTCACAACACCGGCCACAAAGAAAGCCCACGCCCCTCTCCCTGCGGCTGGAGACCTGCCGCGGGATTCGGTACCGGTCTCTGCGGTGCGGTAATACGCTCCCAATCGCTCCCCTTTCCTGGCGGATTGGAACTCCATTCTACATGATCCTGCACAAAAACGTGCTTGTATTCGCGGCCGTGCTATGCTCGGAGATCGTCATATCCTCCCGCTGCAATCCATTCGATGGTCTTCTTGAGTCCTTTTTCGAGTTCAACCTTCGGGTTCCACCCCAACAGTTGTTTGGCTTTGGTGACGTCGGCAAGGACGCGCTCGATTTCGCTTTTCGCGGGCCGCAACGCTTTCTCATCCTGCGAAATGGTGACGTCGCGGTCCATGAGGTCCGCGATCAGCATGGCCAGTTCCGCGATGGTCACGGCCCGGGTAGACCCAAAATTGACCACCTCGCCCACCACGCTATCGCTCTCGGCCATCAGCAGGTAGGCATTGACGATGTCGTCGATATACGTGAAGTTGCGGGTAGGGGTCAGGCTCCCGAGTTTGAGTTTGTTCCCCTTCAGAAGCTGCAAGACGATCGTCGGGATAACCAGAAACCGGCCTATCCGCGGGCCGTACACATTGAAAATCCGGATAATGGTCACAGGCAAATCGTACGAAAGATGAAAGCTCTCGACAACGCAATCCGCGGCCAGTTTCGAGGCCGTGTACGGGTTATACGCCCGGACAGGGTGCGTCTCGCTGATAGGAGCCCCGCCAACCGCCGCGCCATAGACTCCTGCCGAAGACGTGTGTACCACGCGGCGCACGTTTTCGTGCCGGGCGGCGTTGCACACGTTCAGGGTGCCGCTGACGTTGGTGATGACCGTCTCGTCGGGGTTGGAATACGAGTAGACCACGCTGGTGATGGCCGCGAGATGAAACACCGTGTCCATATCGACCGTGGCGTCGCGCACAAATGCCGCGTCCCGAATGTTGCCACCCACAATTTCGAGCCTTGTGCGCAGGCTTTCCGGAATGGCCGCCAGGTGCCCGATGCTGCCCCGCATGTTGCCGTGAACCATCGCGCGCACTTCGGCGCCTTTCCTGAGCAGACGCTCGCAGAGATGGCTTCCAATAAACCCCGCGGCGCCTGTGATAAGAACCCTTCTGCCCTGCCAAATCATGTATGTCAATGTTCCTTCTGTTCCGCCGTCCTGTGGCGGCCTCGGTCCTCTTTCTGGTGCATCCGGGCTGCACCGCGTTCTTCTGCTGTCAACAAATTACCCCGTCAAGAGGGATTCAAAGATGCCTTCGTACGCCGTCACGACATCATCCCAATTATACTGGGTGCGAACCCGTTCGACCGCGCGCTTGCGGAACGTGCGCACGTCTTCGGGGTGATCGGCCAGCCATTGCATCTTTTCGCGGCAGTCATCGACGTCTTTGCTCTTGAACTGGACCCCGGCTTCCGCTACGGCCTCGACGTTGTACGCGATGTCGCTGACCAGCACACAATTCCCCGCGCCCATGGCCTCCAAGATGGCCGGATGGGTTCCCCCCACCTCCATGGCGTTGACGTAGGCGTACGCATTGGCCCGAAGCGCCCGGTACGTTTCGCCGTACAGCGCCCCCGGGAATATCACCCGTTTGTCTTTGGTATCGGTGAGGCGCCGGATATAGTCATCCGCGAACGGCGCGCTGCCGACGACAAGCAGGTTCATGTCGGTGTTGACTCTCTCGAATGCCTCGACCACGAGATGGGCGTTGTTTTCGGGCTCGAGCCGGCTGACAAAAAGGAAATAGCTCTCGGGTTTCAGGCCGAATTCGGCAAGCAATTGCCTGCCCGTGCCGCGCTCCACGATGTCCGCGCCGTACGAGACGAAATCGCTGTCGCAGCCGAACCGGTCTCGGTAATACGCGCGAATGACGTTGGAATCCGACACGATTCTGTGAGAAAACCATGCGGCAAGATACTCGGAAAACTTGTAGAACGTCTTTCCCGCCCGTCCCCATTTGGCGCGCTCCCACTCCAGCCCGTCGGGATTCATCACGACCTTGGCGCGGCGCAGGCGCGGAATCCACGCAAAACAACTCGTGCCGCTGTTGCAGTAGAGAGCAATGTCGACCCGCTGCGACAACACATGCAGGGACGAAAGGAACGCGTGCGACAGCGTATCCAGGGATTTAGTATGAATCGTGGGCAGGGTCACCAACTGCACCCCCTGGTATTCGACTAAGGGTTCCGGGTAGTTCGCGCGGCGGCAGTAAACGATTACATGGTGCCCCCGCCGGGCGAGCCGAGTGCTCAACTCCTGGGCAAACGTCTCGAACCCCCCGTAATTCGCGGGAATGCCTCGGGTTCCTAAGATGGCGATACGCATAAGAAAGCCCCACCCCCCAACCACCATTAATGAGCAAAAAAAAGACACTCCGAATAAAACGTCAATATAATACTACCACGAAAATCCCTGAGGCTGTCAATTAATTCCCGTTCGCGCACGGTAACCCGCTGTGCCCGAAGAGATTGCGTAGAAGGGGCTCAACTGAGCATTCGTAGTATCTCTGCGCAGATGACCTCTTCAGCCTCTGCGGCGTACGGGGAGGGGTTCAGGTCGTAGTAATGGCTTATTCCTGCCTCGTAGCCGCCCTCGGAGAGCATGTCCGCGGTCGGGATATAGCCGATTAAACCGTTTGCATACCCGGCAATGAGCGCCGGGCGGGGATGTAACGCCTCTTTGAGGCGGAGCGCGTACCCGACACATGGCTCGCCCGCCATGGCGGGGATAGCCAGCTCGCCCAATTCAAATGTTTGTATGGTAAGAGGCCTGCCGGTCGGAAATTCCGCGCCGGTATCCAACATTTCGAGCATTTTCTTGCCCCAGGCGGCCATGTACTTGTCGCTGCTGCCGGCTTTTTCGGCAGCCTCTTCGCGGGCCGGCGGACCCTGAAACGGCAGCTCGATTTCAGAAATACGCGCTCTCAGAGCCCCCGATACAGGCTTCATGGGGCCGCCCAGCGCCAATAGCACCGCGCGGCCCAATTCCTCGCCGAGCGACCGCGCAACGTCGTGCGGCCCGCTTCGAAACGCGCCCTTCCCATCGACGTGCCGGACCTTCTGGTCGCCACCGCATCCTTGGATGAACATAGCCGTGCTTCCGGGAAACGCGTCTTCGACGCAGTCCTGGGCGTACCCGGGGTAATCCGCCCCGATGAGATAGCCGCCGAGCGTGGTCGGGTGACAGGCGTACAGCATGAGAACGGCAAGCGGCTGGCCGTCGGCGCGGTCAAGGGCCGCAACGCCAACAGCGGGGTCGGTACGCCCGTGCGGATTGGGGCGCATGGCGATGCCGTCCGGCGTGGGCAGTCTGCGGTTGACCCCGAGCGTGCACGGAACGGAGTCGAACCGGATGGTTACGGGCTCGGGATTTCCGGCGGCCTGCACGGAGACAGCAACGCATTTATCGACCAGGGCCGTCGCATAGTCCTTGTCAAACGTCTCGACAAGTTCGTGTTCCTCCATGCGCATCTCGGGTCCGGTGTGCGTGTGCGACGCGGTCAACAGGATACTCTCGGGTCCCAGGCCCGTGGCGTTGCCGATACCCGTCTTGACAAGGCCGCAGGTCAGAGGATCAAACCCAATCAGGTCCGTGGTGAGCAGCACGGCGCGCTGGCCGGCATCCTCGAGGTAGAGCGCCTTGGCGCACAACTTATGGTAGGTTCCCTCCGACTGGCCCGTGCGGGCGGCATAACCGGCCATGCAGATGGGACGGTCGGGGGTGATGTCGATGCGGGCTGTTCCTGCGTTCATGATGGCTCTCCCAAGTGACAGAACGAGCGGCCAGTCTATTGCGCGCCCACGCGCCTCCGGACACTGATCGGCCAGGGCGCCGGTCCCACAATGGTTTCCTTACGCCGACGGCATCAGGTCCCGAGGCCGTCCTCGCCTCTTTGCCTGTCGCGGCGAATGGCCCAGACCGTGCCGCTGACGAAATAGATGAGGGTAGGCCAAACGAGGGCCTTCTGCATCCACGCCATGCTCGTTTCAAAGGCGCTCGCGCCCTGCAGGTAGACATGGACGGGCAGATACAGGCACGCGGCCAGCGAGAGTATCGTGACCACCTGCGCGGCCCGCAAGACGGGGTCGGCCTTTTCCGGTTCCTTCGACGCTGCCTTGGGTTTGACGGACGGCGCGCTCGCGCCCGCCATTTCGGCGGTCTTGATGGTATCGTCTTCGGGCAGCTTCTCTCGTGCGCCGAACATGCCCGCCAGAAGGGTGTACAGAATCGCGGTCAGGAACCATACCGGCAGGAACAGGAAGAACAGGTGCAGGGTGCCGGTCCGGTTGAGCAGATACGCTGCCGCAATCGCCACGGCCCAACTGATGAGCGCTGGCCAGCTCACAAACAGCTTTTTGCGCGATACCCAGTACCGCGTGAAACCGATGCGCGGGAATATCCAGTGCTCGACGAACACGATAGCCCCCACCGGGACCAGCAACAGGCCGTAAAGGCCGACGAAATTCAGCAGTTTGGTGAATACAAAGGGGAAACAGGCGATGACGGTGGTCGCGATGCCCGTCATCAGGGTGACCAGCCAGCGCGGCCAGCCGGGCGTGACGCCCTGAAACGCCAGGCCCGCCCGGTACAGCGTCGGGTTCGAGGTCGTCCACCCCGCGATAATGACGGTAAGAATACCCGTGACCCCCAAGGCCTGCCAGGCGACTTCCCCCGCGTCAAGCTCGGCCATGCCTACCTGGAGCAGCCGGGCGGCCGCCGCGCCCATCACTCCGGCAAAGATCCACGCGAGGTAGTGGCCAAAGAACATGCCGAACGCTGAATACAGGCCATACGACCAATGCTTCGCGTAGCGGAACAAGGCCATGTCCGAAAGGCCGCCGTGCATGGCCAGGTTGCAGATCCAGGCAAACGCCGTGAGCTGCGCAAACGACATCCCCGGTGATCCGTCCGGCTTGGAGCCCGTCCAGATGAAGTCGCTTGCCGCCGCCCAGAACTGGCTCCAATTCGAGATGTTTTCGAGACCAGCTTGCCGCGCCAGCACGGGCAGCGTGGCTATGGCCCCGCCCATGAACATCAAGAACATCCACGGCGAACATACCGCGCCGAACTGCGCAACCCGCTTGAACCCGAGGATGGCCAGGAGCGTCACCAGGCCGCCCACCACCAACACCACGACGACGAATCCGGTGCTCTCGGGATACCAGTTGATCTGCGGGGGGATATTGAACGGAATACGCACGGCCGACGCCGACACCGTGATCATGCACCCCGCGAGGATGCAGAACATGATCGCGTTGAGAACGTTGTAGATCGCCGTCGCCGCCGGCCCGGCGATCTTGCGCAGATACCAGTACAGCGTAAGGCGCGTCTGTACCGCGATGGGCGCGCACACAAGGGTCCACGTCAACACGGCCAGCAGATTCCCCAGTGCGAGGCCCAGAAACACGTTCATCGGGCTGGCCCCCCAGCTCACGAACGACGCCCCGATCACAAACTCGGTGCCCGCCACGTGTTCGCCCGCTAACAGCCCCGCGAAATATTTGCCCGGCTGAAGTTTGTCGGCCGACACGGGCTCGCGATCGAATTCGTACAGTTTATCGAGACCCGAAACGATACCAGCGTGCTCTTTACTCGACATGGCCGAACCATCTCCTTGCGGTTGTTTCCCCAGAAAACGGGATGGTCTCTCGTGAGGGGACGCTCTCACTCGCCCGGAAACGACACACGCGCTCCCCCCAAACCCAATACTCGAAGTCAGCCCGCAGTGTACTCCACCCGCCCCGCCCGTAACAAATTGAGGGACGCATGCACTGCCGTCAGACGGCAGCGGGCCCTTCAACGCCCCCGGATTTTGGGAAGCAGAGGGCGGCCAGGAGGTAAAGGCCAAGGGCTATGGCAAACACGGCCTTAAAACCCACCAGTGTGGCAAGGAACACGGCCAGCAGCGTGGCCACGACAGAAGAACTGCCGTTGGCCGCCCATGCCAACGGCACCGTGCCGGGCTGCCGGCGATGCAGTTCGCGGATTCCAAGCGGAAAGAAGCCGCCGAGGGCCAATCCCAACGGCGCTATCGCCAGGATGCTGATCAGGATTCGCGCGAGCAACGGCAGAAACAGCAATTCGCTGAGAAGCACGTCGCCGATCAGAACATAGGCAACGACAACCGCCACTATCAGGCCGAAACGCCGCCAGATGGCCTTGCCCGGTTCCGAGGAGATGTTGCGCGTAACATAACTGCCGATTCCGGCGAAGACGAGCATGCTGAACAGGCTCACGGACAATGAATAGGTCGGGTAGCCGAGAAAAAGGGCCAGACGCTGGATCAGCGCCATCTCGAGAAACATGAAACCGATGCCTATGGCCGAGAAATAGACCAAGTTCACGGCCAGCTGGCCTGGCTGCGCTATACGTCCACGGGCTGCCACCACCGCGGGTATTACGATCAGCACGAGAGCGAACACGACGGCGAAAACCAAACCGCCGAGAAGAACAAGATTGCCTGTGGCGCCCAGGTAGTTCGGAGCCATGTAATCAGCCACCAGCGTGTGACGCCACTTGTAAAACTGCATGAAGAAGGGCCGGTTGTCAGTGACCGGACTGAAATCGAGGTAAGAACGCTCATAGAATAGTTGCCGCTCCGCGGGGGACAGGGTCAGGATCGTCGAGGCGGCGGTATCGATGACTGTGCCAGGGAAATGCCAAAAGACAAACCCGTTGTCGTCGGCAAACTGGCGAAGCCGGGCGAGTTCTTCATCGGTATACGGCGATGTTTTCGCCAGAACCGAACACAAAGCGAGCATGCGGTTATCTTCCGGCATGAAATCGGCCATGACGACACAACACGCTCCGGGGTCGGACACGCCGCGCTCTTCCAATGCGGCCGCGACCACCGAGCAGAAGCGCGGCGTCATCCGGGGCGGGCCAGCCGGGTTGATAATGTCTTGCGAGGTCAGCGAAAGTATGCCGTCGTCCGTCAGGTGGTCGAAGTAGTCGTGCATCGCATCGACGGTGTAGAGATACGCCTCGCTCAGAAGATACGCCCCCGAGCCTATGGCCGTGATGGTATCCACCCCGGTAAACTGAATGACGTCATAGCGGCGGTCGCCCCTGCGCAGTTCGCTTCGTGCGTCGCCTACGCGCAAGACCACGTTGTCTCGTTGCGCAATATTGCCCAAGTAGTCCGCGAAATGCTCGGAAACAACGTCAACGGTATACGGGTCCAGTTCGACGGCATCGATACTCTTGGCCCCCATGGCCAAAGCAGCCATCATGTCCACTCCCCCACCCGCCCCTCCGATGAAAACATCGGCATGTGGACGCATGTGGTGGGCAATGGTCAACATATGGCCGCGCCATAGCGGCATCTCTTCAACGGGGGAGTCCGCGCGCACCATCACGGCGCATGCATCGCCGTCGTG includes these proteins:
- a CDS encoding nucleoside transporter, whose amino-acid sequence is MSSKEHAGIVSGLDKLYEFDREPVSADKLQPGKYFAGLLAGEHVAGTEFVIGASFVSWGASPMNVFLGLALGNLLAVLTWTLVCAPIAVQTRLTLYWYLRKIAGPAATAIYNVLNAIMFCILAGCMITVSASAVRIPFNIPPQINWYPESTGFVVVVLVVGGLVTLLAILGFKRVAQFGAVCSPWMFLMFMGGAIATLPVLARQAGLENISNWSQFWAAASDFIWTGSKPDGSPGMSFAQLTAFAWICNLAMHGGLSDMALFRYAKHWSYGLYSAFGMFFGHYLAWIFAGVMGAAAARLLQVGMAELDAGEVAWQALGVTGILTVIIAGWTTSNPTLYRAGLAFQGVTPGWPRWLVTLMTGIATTVIACFPFVFTKLLNFVGLYGLLLVPVGAIVFVEHWIFPRIGFTRYWVSRKKLFVSWPALISWAVAIAAAYLLNRTGTLHLFFLFLPVWFLTAILYTLLAGMFGAREKLPEDDTIKTAEMAGASAPSVKPKAASKEPEKADPVLRAAQVVTILSLAACLYLPVHVYLQGASAFETSMAWMQKALVWPTLIYFVSGTVWAIRRDRQRGEDGLGT
- a CDS encoding polysaccharide biosynthesis/export family protein encodes the protein MRCAERRSVAGIVAVLFLAVLCGCQTPTGIRVIDPKGETRELTPEEVDQMSGAPEPYLLQVGDQLQLLFNVRNIQEDEAAWDYKIEVGDNMEVRLSSDTTEPGIYLIDYGDVIGISFLNNWPMNMNRTVRPDGKISATEIGDVQAAGLTTRQLEDKLTALYEKTGIMQGDPQISVNVDFANVDRLESISRDVTVRPNGAISLPMLENEVRIAGLTVADASQAIAGEAAKVLKNPPTVGLVVFPNINTVLSGMNSVTKVRTDGRISVPRIDYELQAAGYGVDELRDMLKEACKGLIYNPVDVSVDVLQATGARIYVGGEVGMPGVYPLDSCPTALQALIMARGPVNSGRLNSIIVVRRNPEGKPYVFKTNLRAALSKGYTDNDIPLKPFDIVFVPEKLVVRANIFVERYIDRIVPFDNSLGVSGTYYMNEQQVNTKSRNIGATAVFTPLQTGAIVVSP
- a CDS encoding NAD-dependent epimerase/dehydratase family protein, whose amino-acid sequence is MIWQGRRVLITGAAGFIGSHLCERLLRKGAEVRAMVHGNMRGSIGHLAAIPESLRTRLEIVGGNIRDAAFVRDATVDMDTVFHLAAITSVVYSYSNPDETVITNVSGTLNVCNAARHENVRRVVHTSSAGVYGAAVGGAPISETHPVRAYNPYTASKLAADCVVESFHLSYDLPVTIIRIFNVYGPRIGRFLVIPTIVLQLLKGNKLKLGSLTPTRNFTYIDDIVNAYLLMAESDSVVGEVVNFGSTRAVTIAELAMLIADLMDRDVTISQDEKALRPAKSEIERVLADVTKAKQLLGWNPKVELEKGLKKTIEWIAAGGYDDLRA
- a CDS encoding DUF1972 domain-containing protein, translated to MRIAILGTRGIPANYGGFETFAQELSTRLARRGHHVIVYCRRANYPEPLVEYQGVQLVTLPTIHTKSLDTLSHAFLSSLHVLSQRVDIALYCNSGTSCFAWIPRLRRAKVVMNPDGLEWERAKWGRAGKTFYKFSEYLAAWFSHRIVSDSNVIRAYYRDRFGCDSDFVSYGADIVERGTGRQLLAEFGLKPESYFLFVSRLEPENNAHLVVEAFERVNTDMNLLVVGSAPFADDYIRRLTDTKDKRVIFPGALYGETYRALRANAYAYVNAMEVGGTHPAILEAMGAGNCVLVSDIAYNVEAVAEAGVQFKSKDVDDCREKMQWLADHPEDVRTFRKRAVERVRTQYNWDDVVTAYEGIFESLLTG
- a CDS encoding neutral/alkaline non-lysosomal ceramidase N-terminal domain-containing protein, with the translated sequence MNAGTARIDITPDRPICMAGYAARTGQSEGTYHKLCAKALYLEDAGQRAVLLTTDLIGFDPLTCGLVKTGIGNATGLGPESILLTASHTHTGPEMRMEEHELVETFDKDYATALVDKCVAVSVQAAGNPEPVTIRFDSVPCTLGVNRRLPTPDGIAMRPNPHGRTDPAVGVAALDRADGQPLAVLMLYACHPTTLGGYLIGADYPGYAQDCVEDAFPGSTAMFIQGCGGDQKVRHVDGKGAFRSGPHDVARSLGEELGRAVLLALGGPMKPVSGALRARISEIELPFQGPPAREEAAEKAGSSDKYMAAWGKKMLEMLDTGAEFPTGRPLTIQTFELGELAIPAMAGEPCVGYALRLKEALHPRPALIAGYANGLIGYIPTADMLSEGGYEAGISHYYDLNPSPYAAEAEEVICAEILRMLS